In a single window of the Panthera leo isolate Ple1 chromosome A1, P.leo_Ple1_pat1.1, whole genome shotgun sequence genome:
- the GJA3 gene encoding gap junction alpha-3 protein has protein sequence MGDWSFLGRLLENAQEHSTVIGKVWLTVLFIFRILVLGAAAEEVWGDEQSDFTCNTQQPGCENVCYDKAFPISHIRFWVLQIIFVSTPTLIYLGHVLHIVRMEEKKKEREEELPKADGPHPGPAARCGPGGHGQKDRPPVRDDRGRIRIAGALLRTYVFNIIFKTLFEVGFIAGQYFLYGFELKPLYRCDRWPCPNTVDCFISRPTEKTIFIIFMLAVACVSLVLNMLEIYHLGWKKLKQGMTNHYRSDSPESRVGAAKPGGVSPLPLPSPSALPTVTIGFPPYYTHSASSLGPATAAGYPGAPPPATDLGTAAPSEAREKARPARFHNGNHHLLAAEQNWANQEAEQQTAGRKASPPVSASASPSPAGSTGQLAQDAGAGGSAPGPLADGTGSSLGDDGKSAGTPDLDGEQAGSPEVEMLAPPLPPADPGRSSKASKSSGGRARPNDLAI, from the coding sequence ATGGGCGACTGGAGCTTTCTGGGGAGACTATTAGAGAACGCGCAGGAGCACTCCACGGTCATTGGCAAGGTTTGGCTGACGGTCCTGTTCATCTTCAGGATCCTGGTGCTGGGCGCCGCGGCGGAGGAGGTCTGGGGGGACGAGCAGTCGGACTTCACGTGTAACACGCAGCAGCCCGGCTGCGAGAACGTCTGCTACGACAAAGCCTTCCCCATCTCCCACATCCGCTTCTGGGTGCTGCAGATCATCTTCGTGTCCACGCCCACGCTCATCTACCTGGGCCACGTGCTGCACATCGTGCGcatggaggagaagaagaaggagcgCGAGGAGGAGCTGCCGAAGGCCGACGGCCCGCACCCCGGGCCGGCCGCGCGCTGCGGGCCCGGCGGCCACGGCCAGAAGGACCGGCCGCCGGTGCGCGACGACCGGGGCCGGATCCGCATCGCCGGCGCCCTGCTGCGGACCTATGTCTTCAACATCATCTTTAAGACGCTCTTTGAAGTGGGCTTCATCGCCGGCCAGTACTTTCTGTACGGCTTCGAGCTGAAGCCCCTCTACCGCTGTGACCGGTGGCCCTGCCCCAACACGGTGGACTGCTTCATCTCCAGGCCCACGGAGAAGACCATATTCATCATCTTCATGCTGGCAGTGGCCTGCGTGTCGCTGGTACTCAACATGCTGGAGATCTACCACCTGGGCTGGAAGAAGCTCAAACAGGGGATGACCAACCACTACCGCTCAGACTCCCCCGAATCCAGGGTGGGGGCCGCGAAGCCTGGCGGCGTGAGCCCGCTGCCGCTCCCCTCCCCGTCCGCCCTGCCCACGGTCACCATCGGGTTCCCGCCTTACTACACGCACTCCGCCTCTTCCCTGGGACCGGCCACCGCCGCGGGCTACCCCGGGGCCCCTCCGCCGGCCACCGACCTCGGCACGGCCGCCCCGTCTGAGGCGCGCGAGAAGGCTCGCCCTGCCAGATTCCACAACGGCAACCACCACCTGCTAGCGGCAGAGCAGAACTGGGCCAACCAGGAGGCCGAGCAGCAGACGGCCGGGAGAAAGGCCTCCCCGCCGGTGTCCGCTTCTGCCTCCCCGAGCCCTGCGGGCAGCACCGGGCAGCTGGCGCAGGACGCAGGCGCGGGCGGCAGCGCCCCCGGCCCGTTGGCGGACGGGACCGGCAGCAGCCTGGGCGACGACGGCAAATCGGCGGGGACCCCCGACCTGGACGGGGAGCAGGCGGGGAGCCCCGAGGTGGAGATGCTCGCGCCTCCTCTGCCCCCCGCAGACCCCGGGCGGTCGAGCAAGGCCAGTAAGTCCAGCGGCGGCCGGGCCAGACCGAATGACTTGGCCATCTAG